A window of Macaca thibetana thibetana isolate TM-01 chromosome 7, ASM2454274v1, whole genome shotgun sequence genomic DNA:
AAATTAAAAGTCGCGAATCAAAGGTGACTGGTAGTGTCTTTTAGGCATGAAGAGACTGGCTTAGAAAAGTGACTACTGCTTCTACCACACACAGCGAAGATTGAATTACAGACACACTAAATCATGTCTCTTGCAGATGGTCTCAAGTAGTTACATAAGACAGGTAATCAGCAGCACAATTGAGAACCCCTAAATACATGCTTGAGagaaagtggattttttttttttccttaagagctCTACTGCCTGAATAGATCATTAAAAGTTACCGTAATTcaccttcccccctccccccagtgAAAATGCAACTAGACCTACATGTCCATAAATAGGATGAAGCAATCGGTATCTGCTTGTTTTTAGGCAAGGTCTTGGGCTCAGAGGTTGGTGCTGGGGCCTTGGGAGGGAAACCCAATGCTGGGCTGTGGGCATTTAAATGTACACTGGCCTCCCCTCCACCTGCCTTGTCCCCATTTAGATCTCAGCTTTACAAAGCATTTAACACCACTTTAAGTTAATGGtctttttattggaaaaaaaaaaaaaaaaaagactagcatTTACAACTTGGAATGGACGTAAATTGTAATTTCTTTGAACAGCAATGTTGATGGTTGTGCTGAGGTCCACAGCCACAGCCTACTCTGCCGGCTCCAAGTCATCGTTCAGAaggttttaaaaagagagagtcCAAAGATGCTCCCTTGGTAAAGgtttcttattaaaaatgtgtgtgaACAGTGACAGCCTGACACCTGTTTCACCCTAGAACAATGCAGACAACGCTAAACCAACAAACACAGGCATGCCACCAGGGTGTGTCGTCACCACGGGTCGGAGCACACAAAGTACAAGAGGACCATCCTACCAGTGGGGCCATGTCTCAACGGTttatccttcacccatttttctgCACGTCATCCTGAGGTAAAccaattttaaatgtgtttgttttcagTAAACCAGCTATGACAATTTATACTAAACAAATTGAACTAGAACCCATTTGAataggttttgaatttgttttttcatttttcatttttaatacaaaGGCCTGACTGTGCTCAATCGTCAAGCTGCATGCATGAAAAACTGGCCAGCCCAAACAGTGTATCATTAGCAAATGGAACTTTAAGGAGTCCTTATCATTAAGGTAGTACAAGTATTTATATTGTAAAACTGATGTGTAGCTTGATCTTTAGGGGACAGGACCACCAACCAATACATgcagattttgtgtgtgtggacagAAGGTACTTTTGACATTCAGTTTTGCTATATagaaacagaatgaataaatgaacttttttcttttttcttttttttgcaagAGGTAAGTAAAAGATTCAATTTGATTCTTCTAGAGGGGGGAAAAAGGAGTTGAAAGTAGGTCTTCATTTTGCAGTCATCATCTGTACGAATTctgaaaagacaaatataataGTAACTTTTGGTTATCTTTGAAAGCAGCTTTAATGAACACAACATCTTTACTGTACATAAAATAAAGTCAAACGCTGCCTAGTGAAGCAGCTGGCTTGCTTACAGATCCTAAAGGTAAGACTATGAAACACTGAgctcaaataatttcattttacctTCATAGTTGACTTGTCCGTCTCCATCAATATCTGCTTCTCTGATCATTTCATCTACTTCTTCATCTGTTAGTTTTTCTCCTAAGTTTGTCATGACGTGACGTAGTTCTGCTGCACTGATGTAACCATTGCCATCCTGTGAACATTCAGCAATTGTTATTGCTAATGCTGTGGTGTGAGGAAGTAGGTCTTTGACTTAGCTACGCCCTCTCAAGTTACTGCTAACTCTGCTCCCATCAACAATTCTCCGATCTCTAGTTCCCACCTCTAACCTTCTAAATACGTGCAAACAGCTAATGCAGAAAACAGGATTTTCAAAAGCTCACAATGATTCAAAGTAACAGTCAAGAAACGTGGTCCAAAATTCCTATTTATTACGCCTACCTTCACCTGATACAGTTACCATAAAGAGGACTTTTGAAAGTGAGATCAAAGGCTCAGGCAGTTAGATTTAAGTCTTCTGCCTATAACATTATTATAGCTTTTAGAAGTGACAGCAGAAGCAGCCATACTTAAGTACCATCTGCTACGCAGACGCTGGATTACCTTGTCAAAGACTCGGAATGCCTCACGGATTTCTTCTTCACTATCtgtatctttcatttttctagCCATCATAGTCAAAAATTCAGGGAAGTCAATGGTGCCATtacctcaaattaaaaaacaaaagctcatGTAAAGTAAGCACTCCATGAATGTTGCTCTGCAGTAATCATTTCAGAACCACTGTACAGAATGGTAAACACACACTAGGACAAAGGGGCAAACTATCTTACTAGGTTCAAACATTTGCAGGTCTAAAATGTTCAAACACTTCACGGGgcaatttcatataatttcaaaCTCATCATCAGTGCCCAGGATAGTATTTAATCATACAAAGGAAACTGCACATCTGGATTCTAGCCCATGGAAGGGTCATGAAGGGCTGTACAGTTCAAGAAAAAGAACAGCACACACCACTCTGCAGGCTGAATCTTTCCACTCTGAGGGAAGAAGCGCCCGCAACTGCCATCCCTGAGTCAGGGAAATCACTCAGGTCTAACTCTGTCTTGGCTAGTGACGGCAGTAACGCAAAAAAGGCCTAGAACTGAGCTGCAGGTTAAGAGTATAAAGTGTTTCAGGGGAGAAAAGATTATGAGTGAGGAACATTGATTTTGCTATGCCATGCATGGGCCATAAAGTCTTACCAAGTCTTCTCCAGGATCATTTCTTGGCCACACTATGAAGGTTGGCCACCTGTTTTCTTCCAACTCAGTATCTTTATTTCCCATTAAGGGAAAAGCTCAGCAGCATTCTCACAGCTCAGACCAGTAACACTTACGGAACTCTCAGAAGAATCTGTTCTAGGGCCAGTACTCCAAACAACTCTTTAAAACTAAGAGATAAATACCCCTAAAGACAAGCACTCCAGACTAACAGTGTAATTGaactaaatggaaataaaattaggaagaaaaaccCTAGGTTAAGTTACTCATTTTCACCAGTAcctttactttaaaagaaaatacctcaGGGATCCCTTCAAGACTTTTTAGCCTCAAAAATTGTAAGATATTGTTCATATTCATCAAAGacaagagaaattattttaagctGTCTCACAGCCATGCAGAGAAGGTCAGGTACCATCCTATTTTCTCAGTGCAAACACAGGATTCTGCAGCCTGGCACAACTTCTCCTTCTTCCACACAATCCAAGAGCCTAACAGACTTCTCCCCTCCCCAAGCACAGATTCCCAGGGCTCCCACAAACAAGAGGAAGTTACTCCATGTTCCCAGATAGCTGATCATCTTAGCAGTCAAACTAGAGAGAACCAtgggaaactttttcttttcaaaacactATTAGTGAAAACCGCTCTAATGTGCTGAAAGCTTTGTCAAATAACCTAATCAAAAGCTCTGCTTCCAAATGTTTGTGACCAGACAAGCGATTTTACCACACCGCCTTTGAGTCAATCATCTACAAAGTAAAATCTAGATCCGAATAGTTTATTCTTaactcatcttttattttttcttttgacctTCTCTCCCCGcaactcatcttttaaaaatcatgttctaTAATGTTATATAGTACACATTacaatatatatatgatttaccAAAATACGTGTTTCTTTTAGGGGTGGGGAAGTGGAAATCAGCAATCAAAGGTCTGTTGTCCACTGCTGTAGAGTCGAGAGGAACAGATGACAAACCGCTATCAGGGTTACTGCTGGTTCCCTCTGACCCTGGACCTTACAGCTTCCCTTTCCATTAGGTTCTGCAAAACTATCCCCTAGAGTCACCACACATCCGCCTCCAAACCTCACATGCTCCTCCGCAGCAAACACATCTACAAGCTCACACTTTCATGGTAACTTCTAAGAGAGCTTGTCACCCACTTCATCTGgtggctcctcctcctctttagACACAGTAAGTTTGTTAAAAAGCACGTTCTGTGGCTATTTAATTTCACCTCCCCATCAAGACTCAGTGCAGACTCATGGGCCAGTTGATAAAAGCTTTGAGCTCAGCCAggagcggtggttcatgcctgtaatcccagcactttgggaggctgaggcgggcggacaacgaggtcaggagtttgagaccagccttgccaacatggtgaaatcccatctctactaaagatacaaaacacTAACTGGGGgcggtgacacacgcctgtaattccagctactcagaaggctgaggcggagaattgcttgaacccgggaggcagaggttgcagtgagccgagatcgcgccagtgcactccagcctgggcgacagggcaagactccatctcaaaaagaaaaaaaaaaaaatctgagctcTAGGTCACGCCAAGCAGAAAAAAAACAATACAGTGATCCCTGCAGAAAACGTTGTAGAAGCTAAGCAGGACGGACACAAGGCCCATCATCTTTTATTGTCATTGTCAATGGCCCTAAGGCAACCACAGAAAGGATCTTTGCACATTTGCTTTGCTCTGGGGACCTGAAAGACAATTCTGTAACATTTCTGAACTTGAATTACACAACAGTGGCCCTCATTCATGGTTCTAAAGCTCTTACCATCAGCATCCACTTCGTTGATCATATCCTGCAATTCAGCTTCTGTTGGGTTCTGACCCAGTGACCTCATGACAGTTCCAAGTTCCTTTGTTGTGATGGTGCCATCGCCATCCTTATCGAATAGGGAGAAAGCTTCCTTGAATTCTGAAAACAAAAGTTGACCCGTTAGAATGAATGTCTTTATCCAACCCAGTCACAATATACACTTGCCGGGGGCTTGCCAAAGCAAGCCATTCAAGTTGTGCAAGGTATCAGAAGTCTGGTCTTTATCTAACGAAATAAAGACCACAATAGTCCTGTTGGACTGACCTTTATACAGCAGCCTATAAAGCAAACACTGCTCCCAGTAAACGGTGCCATACACCACAATATTCCCACAGGTTTCAAGGCGGCTAAGCTGAAACATGCTTAAATTAGTCCTaaatccagttttgttttgtttttttttaaaataatggagcctcactctgccacccaggctggagtgcagtgtgcagtggtgcaatctcagctcactacaacctctgcctcctgggttcaagggactAAATCCCATCTGACAAGACTGGTCCATGTGCCCCCTTCAAGTCCCTTCCTGTTACATTTCTAAAGCCATAAGAATCCCCTGTTTCATAACAACATGAAATGGTTACTAGAAATGTACATTCCCAGGTTAACAGTCTGTTTTTCTCCACATGACTTTTAGGATATTTCAGAAGCATTCCTGGTTTCCTAAAGAGAAACAGTCTCAAAACGAGTCCTCCAGGACTTTAAAAAGCTAAAATctgccaagcatggtggcacatgcctgtaatcccagctactcgggaggctgaggcaggaggactgcttgagcccaggagttaagagtccagcctaggcaacagagtttAACTAATGTAACTTTCTTCCCAATTATTACAGTGGTCCTAACACTCATTTTCAcccatttccatttattttaggaTAGCAAGCACAAGCTTTCAGGGCAGATTACTGAAAGACCCATGGCATAAGAACTGTAAACTAAATTGTTGAGTAGCAGGCTCAGTACAATTTAATCATAGGCAAACTCTGCACACTGTGAAACATGGTCAAATTCTCCAGAATTTAACAAGTGGGCATCCTAATTTTACTTCCTTTCACCTCATCTATAAAGTACTAGCAAGAATAACACCTGACCTCAATGTTTCTGCTTACtgttcttctttaaataaattcttagaaaactGCCCAGACTGTAGCGGGGAGGAACAGAGGAGTCACCAAAACTGAGTCAATGCCTAGTTCTGGCCTTCTGGGGACTCCTTGGAGTTGTCAACTTACCAGCAATCTGTTCCTCGGTCAGCTGATCAGCctacatgaagaaagaaaaggttaTCATTCAGTCCACAACATGTTTGGTTGATTTCAACATAGGTtttccaattatacttttaatattgTGATCTTTCAAAAATCGATCTTCAAAAAATCTTTTGAAACCTGTAGCACTGTCATTTAATGAAAGTAATTAGAATAAAGGAAACTCTTTATGCTATTTTAACAAACGATTTCAAGGAAGTGACAACCTCTGCTCACTTCAAGTTTTCTGGGCCCATGGCTTACAGCTTGCTCTGCGATCTAACTAGGCTAAGTTCATCATGTGAAAAATGGCACCTCTAGCGGCATAAAGCCCCATGGCACCAGCTGCAGTGGCAGCAGGCTGTAAGACAGAAGCGCGCCACCTACTGCACCATGGACACCGCAGTCCCCTGTTCCACTCAACAAGGGACCcagcccactgccactgccaccacagcCAGGATCAGGGCAGGCTTTCCGCGCACCTTGCGCACTGCTCCAGGCCCTCGAAATCTCCAAACTGTCGTTACATAATGGCATTGGGTTGGATTAACAGGCTTTTACATCCATTTTATGAGAAATaattaagtggaaaaaataaagatacagcaACTGGGTACCCCACCAACTTCATTTCCATGTAACAAATGCTTTCCAATCCTTTAAATTAGGCAGTTATTTGTTAAAAGCCTACCATTTACAATGGTTAATGCCCTGGGTCAAATTATCCTATTATTCAGAAGCCAGGAAAAAATGGTACCATCTTATAAATGAAGTgttacaaaactacaaaaattaagtACACAGAAAACTACACAATAATTATCAGACTACATATACTCCTCTCTTTTCTGGCAAAGAGGGTCTACCTAATTTGCTGGAGAGTATTAACCCTACCTACCTTACCTACCTTAAGAATGACATAAGAACTGTGCTTAATAAACACACTTCAATCGAGGCAGTAATGGCCACGAAGGTAATTCTCAGTTGCATTATTTGGTCTCCACCACACTGAACCCGTGCCTCCAGCCGAGGGAATTCGAGACCTCAAGGAGAGCTAAtgtgtatttctcttttaaaggATGCCTAAGAAGCCAATTACAAAATAAGTCCTAATAGAAAGCTAATGAAGTTTATTCTCTTAAGTGAAAACTTTAACAGCAAGAATGGCGTTCCAATATATTGATATTGGGTGAAAACTTATTTTTACAGATTATAAATGGATCTTTCTTTCTACCCCAATCACTAAAAATTggctttcttaaaattaaatgaggGAGACACGATGATTTACGTAACGCCAGGGCAACATCTGTCTTGTACAACAGGAAGCGCCGCCACACCTCGCAAGAGGAACTGTCACCTTATGGGGAGAACAGTCCCACCTCGCTACAAAACTCTCTTGTTAGAGGGGTTACCAGGGGCACCCAACTTTCTCGAAAACGAAATCCTCCTCCCCCAAAGGGCGCTAGCCTTGGGGGCAAAGGTGTACCAGAACCCTGCGGGGAACCATCTCCCCACCCGCCAAACCAGAAACGCACTCGGTGATGTCAGCCCTGCCCGCCGAGGGAGGAAGGGGCTGTGGAAAACACACCCAGCAAGGCGCACAGTCGCATCTGGCAATCTAGAGGCTGCAGAGAAAGCGGAAACGTGGCGGGCATCTCTCTGCGGAATGGAAGTGGCGCGGGGCAGGAGGAACGCGGAGCGAGGGGCCGGGCAGGACGCGTGCCCGGGAGCAGGCGGGGGACAAGGCGGCCCCTGAGCGGGCGTCGGGACGCCACCCCTCCTCGGCCAGGAGGGTCACCACCCCCGGTCCCCGCGCTCcagggccctggccaaggccgaCCCCGCACCTCCCACCCGCTTCTGCTCCCGTAGGCTACCAGCCAGCCGCGCCGCCGCCTCCTCCCGGAGCAGAAACTTTGCGTCTCTAATGGAAACCAAGCCGCGCGCCAGCTccctcctcccccgcccccccccccgccccaatTAGCGCGAGCCGAGCGCCTCCCGCGGGAAGGGCCTCCTGGTGCACCGAGGCTCACGCCCGCCCGCACTGCTGCACTGGGTGGGGGGCCGTAGAGGTGCGAAAGCGGCAGGAACAAGCCACGGCTACACCGCAGAGCCCCGCCCGGGCGCAGGGCGGCCGGGCCGCCGCTTCCGCCCTCTCCGCCCCCAACCCCTCGCCttcctgcccccaaccccacccttCCCCGGCTCCTTCCTTCCCAGCCCACGCCCGCGCCGCGCCCCCCGGGAAGAAGGAGGGGAGAGCGACCGAGGGAGGGTGCCCAGCAGGACCGGCCAAGGTGGGGAGGTGGCGGGGGCTCACTGCGCCCCTTAACACCCGGCCGGAACAATGTGCGCCACCGGCCCGCTCCAGCCCATTCATTCTCCACTGCCTGCCCGACCTGCCACCTTCACGCCGGCGGAGAagcggggtggggaggggcgAGCGGGGTGGGCACAGGCGGGCGGGGGGGTCTAGTGCCCGGCCCCGCCCGGCTCCCAGGCCGAAACGCTGCGCTGCAGGCAGCCCGGGTGCGGCGCTGGTGGATGCAGTGGGTGCGGGGctgggcggggggcgggggggctaGATGCAGAAAGCCCCGCCGCAGTTGCGGCCGGAGCCCCTGCCCTTGGACGGCCTACGGCCAAGTCCAGCTCCAAGGGGAACCAATAAATGAAGCCCCCTGGCAGAGGTCGCCGAGATGCAAATCCAAAATACATCCTCCTTTAAGCGCAGCTACTGCGTAacactcagaaaagaaaaacctccacgaaccaaaaacaaacaaaaaacaaaacaactagaaatctGGGAAGAAATCTCGGGCAGCCGCTACGCCGGCATTTGCCACTCCCGACCTACCATGGTGCGAGCGAAGGGAGGAAGAGCAGAGGGAGCGAGGGTGGCTGCACCAGCACGGGGGCTGTGACGGCGGGGGTGCCTCCGatggtgctgctgctgccgctgctgctgctgctaaggCGCGCTGTGCGCtgtgccgccgccgccgccgcctgcgCCGCCGCCTGACTACGAGTAACGGCACGGCGTCCACGAGACTCCCAGCACCACTGCCGGAGCGCGAGCCTGAGCCCCGTGGTATATATATGGCGCGCCGTATCCCTCCGCCGCGGCGGAGACGCCGCGCGCAGAGTGGCGCTGCGGCAGCCGGGCCTTGCCCGCCTGGTCCCGCCCCCCGGTTCGCTAGGCCTCCCGCCGCCCCCCGCGCGCTAGTCGCGGCGGCCCTGCGCTGGGTCGGGGTTTGAAAGCGTTCTAGGCTGGGCGTGCGGTGTCGGGTCAGGTGTGGCGGGGAGTCCTCAGGAGACGCCCATCCTGGGCGGGGGCGAAGGCATGAGCGCCTGCTTAGTCCAAACTGGGGGCGGCCCAGAGCTTCGAAAGCCGTTCGCCCCGCTAACCACCCCAGCTTCACCCCACctaggtgaccctcccacctcaacgTCTCTAACCGCTCCACTGGGGCTGCAGGTTCCCGCGTGCCGCTTGTCCTTGGGTCTGCAGCGGCCACTTCCAGTGTGGGGTGCTGTGGAATGTCCTGAGACTGGGAGGTTTgcggggaggtggaggcagattGGCCACACCTTCAGCTGCCGAGGAGAGGGGTCTGCAGAGGACGAGGTCGTTGTCCTGGAAGAAATTGGTCCTGTGTTTGCTCTTCGGATTTTGGAGCAATATCTGAGCCAAATTATATATGCTCGATTGCTAAATCTGTGTCATGCTGCGATGTTTAATCAGTCTTTAATGTTTTCACGTTTCCACTGAATATTTTTTAGGATGCCTGAATATTTCTCCCCtactattttgttctctttttcctgtGGAGAAAACTATTCATTCTGGCGCCCCTCTTACTGAAATTAGTGTACCTGTGCAGCTTCTACAGACCTTAAAACCCAGGCTTTAAATTTTTCGTAATTTTCCTAATCCTGAGGGGGGTCAGAGTCTTTATTCATAAATCCATAGAAACAAGGGAAAAAATAGATGCTTCAAATCCCCTGCATTACAGGTGGAACACACAGCCAATTGCCTCTATTATGGAGCCTGATTGTATTTTAAACTACAGTTTTGATtacattccttttaaaatactatttaaatctttaaatgtactagtgttttccattttttattatattccttttaaaataacatttaaatctttaagttTACtagtgttttccatttttctgtaaaGTAGAGAAAGAACAATTTCAGCCAGTAATGTGAAGCCCAGGACTTGTAAAAATCTTGACAAAATGCTGCAGTTTCTTTTCTTGCCAAGGCAGAACACAGAATTTGATCTTTTGTTTACAGGGCCCGGGCAACAGTTGGAGGTTATCATTTGCTTACTGTTTCACAGAATATAGCAGTGTGTGATTAACATGCTCTGCTAGAAAGGGCTTTGCTTGGTTATGTTTGTTTGTGGTTTCAACAAAGTCtgcaggaagatttttttttttaaagggaaaatataCAGGCACATTGCAAATGCCACAGGACTTCTTGGGATAACCTCAGACAAGATGTCAGCATGTGTGGAGCTGTTCCTACTGGTGTTCCTTCTGGAATGCGGCAGAAAGAGTGAACCTGCTGTTTAAAGAGAGGCTGCAGCAGCAAGCCAGGGGATGGTGCTGCCTTCCCTCTGCAGATTAGAAAGACACTATTCACTTCACCAACCTAAACCCAATCGCTGCAAAAATAATACTACTACTCCTGGGTTCATAGGGGGAAACTTGAGTAGGAATAAAGCGTGCATACTAATGGGAGAGTTGGAAataaggaaatagaagaaaagggactaatacaaagtaattttaaagaatattcaaTAATCCAGTTAGTTACAAGCCTAAATGGCCAAACTCATTATTAAAACtgcttcttggccgggcgcagtggctcacacctgtaatcccagcactttgggaggtggatcacaaggtcaggatatcgagaccatcctggccaacatagtgaaaccccgtctgtactaaaaatacaaaaattagcctggcatggtggcgtgtgcctgtaatctcagctactttcagtaggctgaggcaggagaatcccttgaaccagggcgtcggagatggcagtgagccaagacggcgctattgcactccaccctggcgacagagcgagattccatctaataataataataataataataataataataaaactgctTCTTTCCTAAGGGTATTGGTATTCTTTCTCCAGGGCTTTTCATATAGTAGTGagtgaaatacatttttctgtttttataagacagagcctccctctgttgcccaggctggagtgcagtggctcaatctcggctcactgcaacattcccctcgcggattcaagcgattcgcctgcgtcagcctcctgagtagctgggattacaggtaaaggcacctgccatcacacctggctaatttttgtaattttagtagaaacgggggtttcgccatgttggccaggctggtctcaaactcctgacttcaagtgatccacgtgccttggcctcccaaattataggtgtgagccactgcgcctggccagtgaaatacattttaaaacatggtaTGCATTGTATAAGTAGGGGAAAATAATGGCCTAGAAATGTGTTTAATTATTAAGGATCTACTCATTTCTGAGTCTTTCATTCCTTGTAATTATTTTGGTTAAGTTGCTACAATCTATGGTTTCAAAAGCGAAGCattctctaaaataatatttttcctctgTCGCTAACCTTATTTCACCCAAATATaacattttgaaacttttttatgACTTTACTTGCTAAAAACTGTACATTTCAGAATCCTTTTActttagtaaaatttattttcctcattcttcatATTTTACAAACTAGAGTTCTCTTTCGGTAATTCTTTAATGTATCAAAGCACTCAAGTCCATCGGGTTTATAATGAGGTCATGCTTGCACAGTTTTATGGACATGCTTTTCACAGTTTGACACTCTGAAATATAAGAAGgtcaggtgacttgcccaagatcttaCTGTGAGTCAGGGATGGGGCATAAAATAGAGCTTGAGCCCTTGCTCAGGGGCTCTAATATCAGATAATATTTTCGTGGTGTTGATATCTGAACATTTTAAAGGTCCAATGTTAGGTGTTTATCTGTTTCATAAAGCAGACTCTTCTGACTGCCTACTTAGAAGTCACTGGGTTTTCGTGATCAAATAGACTGCTTTAAGTGAATTCACGTCCTAATTTATGAAGAGATCAGCAATCAGGAAAATAAGCCACATTATTGTAATATCATAATTTACTGAGAACCAAAAACCTATGGAACATTTCATATTTAAAGGAAATTGTTCTAtaggaaattatttaaataagataaaagtaaatgaaagaaaagtaaaaacgaTGCAGCCAGCCCCAAGCCAGGAATCTCATGTTTAAATATCATTTCTGTCACTAACCAAATCACTGTAATCCTCTGAATCTGACAGAAAGGACACAGATGTAACAAGAGTTTTGTACTTGATCTAGAAATTCCTTCTAGctgtgaaaccctgtgtctgAGGTTATATGAGTATAACATATACGTATATAAcctttatcatatatatgtatacacacatatacatatattgaagatggagaaatggagaatggaaatggagaaatggaaatagtttaaaaataataattactcgcccggcgcggtggctcacatctgtaatgccagcaccttgggaggctgaggtgcgcggataatgaggtcaggagttcaagaccagcctggtcaacatagtgaaaccccatctctactaaaaatataaaaaataagccaggcgtggtggcaggcacctgtaatcccagctacttgggagactaaggcagcagaatcgcttgaacctgggagaaagaggttgcagtcagtggagatcacaccactgcactccagccagggcaacagtacaagactcggtctcaaaaaataaaaataaaaaataacaattactcAGCATTGACTatggccaggccctgtgctaaatgtattatttcatccTCCTACCCATCCTGTGAAGCAAGTATCATTATTATTCTTACAAAGGAACTGAGGCACTGAACAAGTCACTGATTTGCCTAATTTAAGTGGAACCCAAAAATCTAGCTGAAAGCCCAAGCACTTAAGCATTACACTATAACTATCTCCTGCAActtaatagaatttatttttattttaatttggggTAGGAGGAAGAAGTGGCAAAGATTAAGATGAAAATTTGGTTTATAAAGAGATATTTCTTACCCAAAGATTTAACATAAGATCATAGGAATATAGTAATGGCTCTATTTCCTACATAAGGAATATGGAGTGTTTGGGGAAGAAAATCTAAAGCAAAACATTTACTTTGTGATGCTTTCTAGCTGGAGGACAATTCTCATTTTGCCTCTGAGGTCTAGAGAGGTCAAGAGCCCTGCTCACTGTCAGACATCcagttgtgtgtgtgagagacaggtAGAGACAGatatggttggttggttggttggtttgatAGTAAATAATACCTCTTCACCATCCTCGACTCCCTCCTTCTCCACCCCATGGTCCAATAGTACTTAGATGAATATCCACCATTCAGGATTCTCCGCTTCACTAATCATCTCCAATTGCCAGAACAGGTTCTTGCTGTTTGCATCTGGATTTACATTTCATTAAATTCTATTCAGGATTAtcataaaaagttttattatctctgtcaataaataaaatactccattatttttccatttaaaattttgtgattatcttttttgttcttaTAATGTTTATGAATGACTCACATAGGTAATGAGC
This region includes:
- the CALM1 gene encoding calmodulin-1 isoform X1; translation: MADQLTEEQIAEFKEAFSLFDKDGDGTITTKELGTVMRSLGQNPTEAELQDMINEVDADGNGTIDFPEFLTMMARKMKDTDSEEEIREAFRVFDKDGNGYISAAELRHVMTNLGEKLTDEEVDEMIREADIDGDGQVNYEEFVQMMTAK
- the CALM1 gene encoding calmodulin-1 isoform X2, giving the protein MRSLGQNPTEAELQDMINEVDADGNGTIDFPEFLTMMARKMKDTDSEEEIREAFRVFDKDGNGYISAAELRHVMTNLGEKLTDEEVDEMIREADIDGDGQVNYEEFVQMMTAK